A region from the Wolbachia endosymbiont of Folsomia candida genome encodes:
- a CDS encoding ankyrin repeat domain-containing protein, giving the protein MKHGIFLTRGFAGLISSPFDIYDLVSSSIDLANSKKGTKEWRDSIAGVVFSGSSVATGVAFTALGKPGVGTVVGLGIIIGQGLYSGTSMVIEYKKYKLTTNQEFRLFWHTFALQLPPEDVQYLAARKDVVNKLAEQAWEYLQNNTHVAAYGMGLGEIRFVDDTHSRSKRMIDDMEQSMTGAKLRNDVYVHNQEDLEEAIKEILPKPKTVVVEPSSSSIGMSNPSNERNGRNLSRIVPVSPSSEAEMLCLPQFTHRDYEYGNSFIGRKPVYTVPHSDFLVPHWDSGYGDSPALYSNSSTAIYHCHNAIIVGRKNDTMENPTMVFDLSLVNGNGLIVSSSKYNNQFNIAQGGTKIYGSNHTSNVFTLTDDNFFGRVSGGTANATNVLDVSQLKSKGLSYENNIVTTQEAQMTAENINHFIGRKAEAEHVDCQNMNNKIVIDSRGGNSGNSDVVSNCRKVIVTGNTKVVSNESDNTFYIKPSAGHAEIRGEGKGFVIFSDTALLQRASNISYSSTNNTLSIEIQGNSGNSGTFTLDVQNYLDKENNHHYLLIDKYGSVIEPIIQQNSTHFNLKAEINLTNRDDVAQRYQEISQVNGNYTVYGVVRDLAGNNMIFGSEGSDVIPLTQNVTFAQGNEESDVYSLISGEKANVTINNYDEKKALDILYLPTDSIETNRVEDDLHIATGNVTANIKVENFFRNSSYRHLTIIDKDKNTFLPWPSKQSYVQLVPFFHATKGQYMFLLSAEKVQNNPEVIVDAKLDDIRFYRYGNDLMLMDDQPLIVKVENFYGNQYGNFTLNFRSKEKLSSKQLSELAKIAINYQDEIRSSYYDSFREYRMSTFNSTIYHNQKFVNGSLTTVEPDDKRVGILLLKDPADIEVSADNNDLVFAQNNATFVIKNWNETDHRISMLRFGQEDKSSIEVRKLDKFDLSEVAEIQAVINKAAQSNALDEQLEKLNGKIVNGLKYLFASNGIANGIDTYSCLGFDSMEDQQEFVAAYSTLYNKEKLKEVLQDSQVVEALTWLITKGYTNLSLKNPDKEKLNDLDQCFGAKDNFTIENRNKVSVLKFNQTIEVDLSEVSEIQHLISKYGITQLEELSDEEEFKYLLVGMDIRNGIYSCVAEKDTQKIYNPYYYEWINWNLIKDLIEEDKFDVNRKANDGNTILHEAASSHNLGSSKLDVVKYLVDEKKDDVNSKANDGRTPLHHAAFSGSLDLVKYLIDDKKADINIKSNDGKTSLHYAAYSGNLDLVKYLVEEKRVDVNTKDNYGNTLLHEAASSGNLDLVKYLIDKGADVNAKTNGNWTSLHKAAEKGHKEVSLALLDEGADINAKTNGGWTALHWAAYKGNTETVLALLNKGANVNARTDSGETALHMAEQHGRREIVDLLKNTTTHQRSRRAINTKTITSSNVSDDLEFFAAQNNATPVMEDGNHSVEEKATSSAIRTSSLINDLFGWVKGSIGGLFNSRTIESEKTSSSTAKDLPNISQVDVDGIILLLDVFIRKITGKKPISTEGKSMFLLEAQGHALNITTKFEQVLNETAVKSGISVTNLKFNQVATSSAIVGQIRNGNFSEISKTLYSSAKEASPEFKQTDKFLDRLKNNIEEVLAEKEVELLVGKQKPINVDRLPKAKPVLQEDKPKSLLSDLAIENSSARRIQ; this is encoded by the coding sequence ATGAAACATGGTATTTTCTTAACAAGAGGATTTGCTGGCCTGATTTCAAGTCCATTTGATATCTATGATTTAGTCAGTTCATCAATTGACTTAGCCAATAGCAAAAAAGGCACTAAAGAATGGCGAGATAGTATTGCTGGAGTTGTTTTCTCTGGCTCATCAGTTGCAACAGGTGTAGCATTTACTGCTCTTGGAAAGCCAGGAGTTGGAACTGTAGTTGGACTTGGAATCATTATTGGCCAAGGGCTTTATAGTGGCACTAGTATGGTAATTGAATATAAAAAGTACAAACTAACAACTAATCAAGAGTTTAGGCTCTTTTGGCATACATTTGCTCTACAATTACCACCTGAAGATGTTCAATACCTTGCAGCAAGAAAAGATGTAGTAAATAAGTTAGCTGAGCAAGCATGGGAATATCTGCAGAACAATACTCATGTGGCTGCGTACGGTATGGGACTTGGAGAGATTAGATTTGTCGATGATACTCATTCTCGTTCTAAAAGAATGATAGATGACATGGAGCAATCTATGACAGGTGCCAAATTAAGAAACGATGTTTATGTTCATAATCAAGAGGATCTGGAAGAAGCAATCAAAGAAATATTACCAAAACCAAAAACAGTAGTAGTTGAGCCAAGCAGTAGCTCTATTGGCATGAGTAATCCAAGTAACGAAAGAAATGGTCGAAATTTATCACGTATTGTTCCAGTATCTCCTTCTTCTGAAGCAGAAATGCTTTGTCTTCCTCAGTTTACTCACCGTGATTACGAATATGGCAACAGCTTCATTGGTAGAAAACCAGTGTACACTGTTCCTCATAGTGATTTTCTTGTCCCTCATTGGGATAGTGGGTATGGCGATAGCCCTGCATTGTACAGCAATTCTTCTACAGCTATTTATCATTGTCACAATGCTATAATAGTTGGCCGTAAGAATGATACTATGGAAAACCCAACTATGGTGTTTGATTTAAGTTTGGTAAATGGAAATGGTCTGATAGTAAGTAGCAGTAAGTATAATAATCAATTCAATATTGCCCAAGGTGGAACAAAAATATATGGCAGCAATCATACCAGCAATGTCTTTACTTTAACCGATGATAATTTCTTTGGTAGGGTTTCTGGTGGCACAGCAAATGCAACTAATGTACTTGATGTGAGCCAGTTAAAAAGTAAAGGATTATCTTATGAAAATAATATCGTCACCACTCAAGAAGCCCAAATGACTGCTGAAAATATTAATCATTTTATTGGTAGAAAGGCAGAAGCAGAACATGTTGATTGTCAGAACATGAATAATAAAATAGTAATAGATAGTCGTGGTGGTAATAGTGGAAATAGCGATGTTGTAAGTAACTGCAGAAAGGTGATAGTTACAGGAAATACTAAGGTAGTAAGTAATGAATCTGACAATACTTTTTACATTAAACCAAGTGCTGGTCATGCTGAAATAAGGGGTGAAGGCAAAGGATTTGTAATATTTTCTGATACTGCATTATTACAAAGAGCTTCAAATATTAGTTATTCATCTACAAACAATACGTTATCAATTGAGATTCAAGGTAATAGTGGAAATAGTGGTACATTTACACTTGATGTTCAAAATTATTTAGATAAAGAGAATAATCATCATTATCTACTGATCGATAAGTATGGCAGTGTTATTGAACCTATCATTCAGCAAAATTCCACACATTTCAATTTAAAAGCAGAAATTAATTTGACCAATAGAGATGATGTTGCTCAGCGCTACCAAGAAATTTCCCAGGTTAATGGCAACTACACAGTCTATGGAGTAGTGAGAGATTTAGCAGGAAACAACATGATCTTTGGCTCTGAAGGTAGTGATGTAATACCGCTAACTCAAAATGTCACTTTTGCTCAAGGTAATGAAGAAAGTGATGTTTATAGTCTGATTTCAGGTGAGAAAGCTAATGTTACAATCAACAACTACGATGAGAAAAAAGCTCTTGATATACTTTACTTACCTACAGATTCAATTGAAACCAATAGAGTTGAAGATGATTTGCATATAGCTACAGGCAACGTAACAGCAAATATCAAAGTAGAAAATTTCTTTAGAAATAGCAGTTATAGACACTTAACAATAATAGATAAAGACAAAAACACATTTTTACCATGGCCAAGTAAACAGTCTTATGTGCAGCTAGTACCTTTCTTCCATGCGACAAAAGGTCAGTACATGTTTTTATTATCGGCAGAAAAGGTGCAAAATAATCCAGAAGTTATAGTGGACGCTAAGCTAGATGACATAAGGTTTTATAGATATGGAAATGACCTCATGTTAATGGATGATCAACCGCTAATAGTTAAGGTAGAAAACTTCTATGGCAACCAATATGGAAACTTTACATTAAATTTTCGTAGTAAAGAAAAGCTAAGTTCTAAGCAGTTATCTGAATTAGCCAAAATTGCAATAAATTATCAAGATGAGATAAGAAGTAGCTATTATGACAGTTTTAGAGAATATAGGATGTCTACTTTTAACTCTACTATTTATCACAACCAAAAGTTTGTTAATGGTAGTTTAACTACAGTAGAGCCAGATGATAAACGAGTAGGAATATTGCTACTTAAAGACCCTGCAGATATTGAGGTGTCAGCTGATAACAATGATCTTGTCTTTGCTCAAAATAATGCCACGTTTGTCATAAAAAATTGGAACGAAACAGATCATAGAATTTCAATGTTGAGGTTTGGTCAGGAAGATAAATCATCAATAGAAGTCAGAAAATTAGATAAATTTGATTTGTCAGAAGTTGCAGAAATTCAGGCTGTAATCAACAAAGCTGCTCAAAGTAATGCTTTGGATGAACAATTAGAAAAGTTAAACGGCAAAATAGTAAATGGCCTAAAATACTTATTTGCAAGTAATGGAATAGCAAATGGTATTGATACTTATAGCTGCCTAGGTTTTGATTCAATGGAAGATCAACAAGAGTTTGTTGCTGCGTATTCTACTCTTTATAACAAAGAGAAGTTAAAAGAAGTTTTACAAGATAGTCAGGTAGTAGAAGCGCTGACATGGCTAATAACAAAAGGCTACACTAATTTATCATTAAAAAATCCTGATAAAGAGAAATTAAACGATCTTGATCAATGTTTTGGCGCCAAAGATAATTTTACGATAGAGAATAGGAATAAAGTTTCTGTACTGAAGTTTAACCAAACAATAGAGGTAGATTTATCAGAAGTATCAGAGATTCAGCATTTAATAAGTAAATATGGTATAACCCAGCTAGAAGAATTAAGTGACGAAGAAGAATTTAAATACTTACTTGTAGGCATGGACATAAGAAATGGTATTTATAGTTGTGTAGCAGAGAAAGATACGCAAAAGATTTATAATCCTTATTACTATGAATGGATTAATTGGAATTTAATAAAAGATCTTATCGAGGAAGATAAATTTGATGTAAACAGAAAAGCAAATGACGGAAATACAATACTACATGAAGCAGCATCTTCTCATAATTTGGGTTCTAGTAAATTAGATGTAGTAAAATATCTAGTAGATGAGAAGAAAGATGATGTAAACAGTAAAGCAAATGATGGTAGGACTCCTCTTCACCATGCTGCATTTTCTGGAAGTTTGGATCTAGTAAAATATCTGATAGATGACAAGAAGGCTGATATTAACATAAAAAGCAATGACGGTAAGACTTCTCTTCACTATGCTGCTTATTCTGGCAATTTAGACCTAGTAAAATATCTTGTAGAGGAGAAAAGGGTTGATGTAAACACTAAAGACAATTATGGCAATACTCTTCTACACGAGGCAGCATCTTCTGGTAATTTAGATCTAGTAAAATATCTTATAGATAAAGGAGCTGATGTTAATGCTAAGACTAATGGTAATTGGACATCGCTGCATAAAGCTGCTGAAAAAGGTCATAAGGAAGTATCCCTAGCTTTATTGGACGAAGGTGCTGATATTAATGCGAAAACTAATGGTGGATGGACAGCTCTTCATTGGGCGGCATACAAGGGTAATACAGAGACAGTTTTAGCATTACTGAATAAGGGTGCTAATGTTAATGCTAGAACTGATAGTGGTGAGACAGCTCTTCATATGGCAGAACAGCACGGTAGAAGAGAAATTGTTGATTTATTAAAAAATACTACAACACATCAACGCAGCCGTCGTGCTATTAATACAAAAACTATTACAAGTAGTAATGTATCAGATGATCTTGAGTTTTTTGCTGCCCAAAATAATGCCACTCCTGTCATGGAAGATGGGAATCATAGTGTTGAGGAGAAAGCTACAAGCAGTGCTATAAGAACATCTTCGTTGATAAATGATTTATTCGGTTGGGTAAAAGGTTCTATAGGTGGGTTATTTAACTCTCGCACCATAGAATCAGAAAAAACATCCAGCTCTACAGCTAAGGACCTACCAAACATATCACAAGTAGATGTTGATGGTATAATACTGCTCTTGGATGTATTTATAAGAAAAATTACAGGTAAGAAGCCTATCTCTACAGAAGGTAAGTCTATGTTCTTACTAGAAGCACAGGGCCATGCATTAAATATCACTACAAAGTTCGAGCAAGTATTAAATGAAACAGCTGTTAAGTCAGGTATATCAGTAACGAATTTAAAGTTTAATCAAGTAGCCACAAGTTCAGCTATAGTTGGACAAATAAGAAATGGTAATTTTTCTGAAATATCAAAGACCTTATACTCATCTGCAAAAGAAGCTAGTCCAGAGTTTAAACAAACTGATAAATTCTTAGATCGTTTAAAGAATAACATAGAAGAGGTCTTGGCTGAAAAAGAAGTTGAATTGCTTGTAGGAAAACAAAAGCCAATAAATGTAGATAGATTACCTAAAGCTAAACCGGTACTTCAAGAAGATAAACCAAAAAGCTTATTGAGTGATCTAGCAATAGAAAATTCAAGTGCAAGGAGAATACAGTAA